The segment CGCCGTCGTCATACAGACCCTCGCTGATCTCGGTGGCCGCGTAGTCGAAGGCGCGCGCCCACATGGCACAGGCCTCGACGAACTCTCGCGCCATGTCCTGGGTGGCCGAGATATAGAAGTAGTTGCTGCCGCCCTCGCTGGCGGCCAGCAGCACCGCATCGGAGGCCTCGGCCCAGGTCAGGCCGACCCGGCGCCCCTTCTCGCAGATCTTGAGCTGGGCGTCATCGGCGACCCAGGCCTGCTGGTAGGGCAGCAGGACCGAAGGCGGCATGTCTGCCTGGTCGGGGTGGCTGACCAGGTCGTCGAGCGGCGAGGTGATCATGCCGGGGCCTTCGGTTCGCCCTGGCTGGGCTCACGCTTGACGATGCCCAGGATGTTGGCGCGGATCTCGGCCACGGTCTTGGCGTCCATGCCGCCCTTCTTGGCGAGCTTGCTGATCTTGTCAGCTGCGGCCTTGGCGCGCTGGTCCAGCTCGTCGGCCCACTTGGCCTGGCTGACCCGGGCCCGGCTCAGGCGGGACAGGCCCAGGGCGGCCTCGTTCATGACCGCCAGGCGTGCGGTCGGGTCCGTGATCTCCTCGCTCTCACGCACCTGCAGCAGCACGTCGAACATCTCGGCCTGGACGATAGCCATGGCGGCGGCGCTGCGGTTGTCACCCGGGTCGGCCGCCGTCTCGGCGATCAGCCTGGCCGCCTCGGTGGCCATGCGCACCGACTCCTGCGCGCGCTTGACCCGCTGGCTCTCTGCCCCCACCGCGCTCTTGCCGATGGAGATGGCCACGCCGGCATCCTTCATCAGCGCGTTGAGCTCTTCGGTGATGCTCGCGATGTCGCCGAAGGCGCGCTC is part of the Shinella sp. XGS7 genome and harbors:
- a CDS encoding DUF3486 family protein; translation: MPPVGKIAKLPPDIREWLHGTFVERAFGDIASITEELNALMKDAGVAISIGKSAVGAESQRVKRAQESVRMATEAARLIAETAADPGDNRSAAAMAIVQAEMFDVLLQVRESEEITDPTARLAVMNEAALGLSRLSRARVSQAKWADELDQRAKAAADKISKLAKKGGMDAKTVAEIRANILGIVKREPSQGEPKAPA